From Bacteroidales bacterium, one genomic window encodes:
- the hutH gene encoding histidine ammonia-lyase: MKSNVYRVGSGRLTIEIVEKILKDNMTLELAPEAKKRIQKCRDYLDKKIAKSSEPLYGITTGFGSLCNKSISLADLGKLQENLIKSHSCSVGEEIRPEIVKLMLLFKAHALSLGHSGVQVGTVERIIDFFNNDILPVVYDRGSLGASGDLAPLANLFVPLIGEGDVNYKGKRRTAKDVLKEFKWEPVKLMSKEGLALLNGTQFMSANAVFAMINAIRLSKTADLIGAISLDAYDGRIEPFMDCIQQMRPHRGQIETGARFRKLLKGSKIIAQHKVHVQDPYSFRCMPQVHGAAKDAIHYVSSVLETEINSVTDNPTIFPDEDLIISGGNFHGEPIAIPFDYLAVALAELGDISERRTAQLILGLRNLPEFLVANPGLNSGLMIPQYAAASMVSQNKMYCFAASSDSIVSSNGQEDMVSMGANAATKLHKIIDNLERILGIELLNAAQAMEFRRPLKSSPIIEKYLSGYRKQVAFIQDDVVMYKQINKTVDYLKTTPLNF; encoded by the coding sequence ATGAAAAGTAATGTTTACCGCGTAGGCTCCGGCAGGCTTACAATAGAAATAGTTGAGAAAATATTAAAAGATAATATGACTCTGGAGCTTGCTCCTGAGGCAAAAAAACGCATTCAAAAATGCAGAGATTATCTAGATAAAAAGATTGCTAAATCTTCTGAACCTCTTTATGGCATCACTACCGGCTTTGGCTCTCTTTGTAATAAAAGCATCTCTTTGGCTGACCTTGGCAAACTGCAGGAGAATTTAATCAAGAGTCATTCTTGCAGCGTTGGAGAGGAGATAAGACCGGAGATAGTTAAACTAATGCTTTTGTTTAAAGCACATGCTTTGTCTCTGGGACACAGCGGAGTACAAGTAGGTACTGTCGAGAGAATAATAGATTTTTTCAATAATGATATTTTGCCCGTTGTATATGACAGAGGTTCTCTTGGCGCTTCCGGAGATTTAGCTCCGCTGGCTAATTTGTTTGTTCCTCTTATTGGAGAAGGCGACGTTAATTACAAAGGGAAACGTCGCACGGCAAAGGATGTTCTAAAAGAGTTTAAGTGGGAGCCTGTCAAGCTTATGAGCAAAGAGGGACTGGCGCTTCTTAACGGAACACAATTCATGAGTGCCAATGCTGTGTTTGCAATGATTAATGCAATTCGTCTCTCTAAGACTGCAGATTTAATTGGAGCAATTTCTCTGGATGCGTATGATGGTAGAATTGAGCCGTTTATGGATTGCATTCAGCAGATGCGTCCGCACAGAGGACAGATTGAAACGGGTGCAAGATTCCGCAAATTATTGAAAGGCAGCAAGATAATAGCTCAGCACAAAGTTCATGTGCAAGACCCTTATTCATTCCGCTGTATGCCTCAAGTACACGGCGCAGCAAAGGATGCTATTCATTATGTATCATCCGTTCTTGAAACAGAAATTAATTCCGTAACGGATAATCCTACAATTTTCCCAGATGAAGATTTAATTATTTCTGGAGGAAATTTCCACGGAGAACCGATTGCCATACCATTTGATTATCTGGCAGTTGCACTTGCAGAACTTGGAGATATTTCTGAGCGCAGAACAGCGCAGCTTATTTTGGGTTTGCGCAATCTTCCGGAATTTCTTGTCGCAAATCCTGGCTTGAATTCCGGACTGATGATTCCGCAATATGCGGCAGCCTCTATGGTTAGTCAGAATAAGATGTACTGCTTTGCAGCATCCAGTGATTCAATAGTCTCTTCAAATGGCCAGGAAGACATGGTCAGCATGGGAGCAAATGCTGCTACAAAACTTCACAAGATTATTGATAATCTGGAGAGGATACTTGGAATAGAACTTCTTAATGCGGCTCAGGCTATGGAATTCCGCCGTCCTTTGAAGAGTTCTCCTATAATTGAGAAATATCTGTCTGGATACCGCAAGCAAGTTGCTTTTATCCAGGATGATGTTGTGATGTATAAGCAAATCAACAAAACAGTTGATTATTTGAAGACCACTCCGCTTAACTTCTAA
- the sufB gene encoding Fe-S cluster assembly protein SufB has protein sequence MKQENVNMEESREIIREIANEEYKEGFVSNVRQEFAPKGLSEEIIRLISKKKNEPEWLLEFRLKAYAKWKTMKMPTWGHLKVPEIDYQDIIYYAAPSGKPVAGVAGTEAVKSDIDPELEETFNKLGIPLKERNVLQGVAVDAVFDSVSVKTTFRETLAEKGIIFCSFSEAVKDYPDLVRKYLASVVPIGDNYFSALNSAVFSDGSFCYIPKNTRCPMEVSSYFRINASGTGQFERTLIVADEGAYVSYLEGCTAPRRDKAQLHAAVVEIVVKQDAEVKYSTVQNWYPGNKNGDGGIYNLVTKRGLCEGANAKLFWAQVETGSAITWKYPSTILRGDNSTSEFYSVAVTNNWQQADTGTKMLHIGKNTRSRVVSKGISAGHSENSYRGLIRVFPNATGARNYSQCDSLLLGDKCGAHTFPHIDSANKSAVIEHEATTSKIGDDQLFYCRQRGIKAEDAVGLIVNGYAREVLNKLPMEFAVEAQKLLQVSLEGSIG, from the coding sequence ATGAAACAAGAAAACGTAAACATGGAAGAAAGCCGTGAAATAATCCGCGAGATAGCAAACGAGGAGTACAAGGAAGGATTTGTCTCTAACGTCCGGCAAGAATTTGCACCCAAAGGACTAAGCGAGGAGATTATCAGGCTTATATCCAAGAAGAAAAATGAACCCGAGTGGCTGCTGGAATTCCGTTTGAAGGCTTATGCAAAATGGAAGACAATGAAGATGCCCACATGGGGACATTTGAAAGTTCCGGAAATTGATTATCAGGATATTATATACTATGCCGCTCCATCCGGAAAACCCGTTGCGGGCGTCGCAGGAACAGAGGCTGTCAAGAGTGACATAGACCCTGAACTGGAAGAGACATTTAACAAGCTGGGTATCCCATTGAAGGAGAGAAATGTGTTACAGGGAGTTGCTGTAGATGCAGTGTTTGACTCAGTCTCCGTTAAGACAACATTCAGAGAAACACTTGCTGAGAAGGGCATCATATTTTGCTCATTCTCAGAGGCTGTAAAAGATTATCCAGATCTGGTAAGAAAATACTTGGCAAGCGTAGTGCCTATCGGCGACAACTATTTTTCTGCCCTGAACTCTGCCGTCTTCAGCGACGGTTCTTTCTGCTACATCCCAAAGAATACTCGCTGCCCCATGGAAGTTTCCAGCTATTTTAGAATTAACGCATCTGGAACGGGACAATTTGAGAGAACTTTAATAGTTGCGGATGAAGGGGCTTATGTCAGTTATCTGGAGGGCTGCACTGCTCCCAGAAGAGATAAGGCGCAACTGCATGCAGCTGTTGTAGAGATAGTTGTAAAGCAGGATGCAGAAGTCAAATATTCAACTGTGCAGAATTGGTACCCGGGAAATAAGAACGGAGACGGTGGTATTTATAACCTTGTCACCAAGAGGGGATTATGCGAGGGGGCCAATGCAAAATTGTTCTGGGCTCAAGTTGAGACCGGTTCTGCAATTACATGGAAATACCCAAGTACCATTCTTAGGGGAGATAATTCAACTTCAGAGTTTTACAGCGTTGCGGTTACCAACAACTGGCAGCAGGCTGACACTGGAACAAAGATGCTGCACATAGGCAAAAATACCCGCAGCAGGGTTGTAAGCAAGGGAATATCAGCGGGTCACAGTGAGAACAGCTATAGAGGATTAATCCGTGTTTTCCCAAATGCAACAGGTGCCAGAAACTATTCACAATGTGACAGTTTGCTCCTTGGAGACAAATGCGGAGCGCATACTTTTCCACATATAGACAGTGCAAATAAGAGTGCGGTAATAGAACATGAAGCGACAACTTCCAAGATTGGAGATGACCAGCTTTTCTATTGCAGGCAGAGAGGAATAAAGGCTGAGGATGCCGTAGGACTTATTGTAAATGGCTATGCCAGAGAGGTTTTGAATAAGCTCCCGATGGAGTTTGCAGTGGAGGCGCAGAAGCTTTTGCAGGTATCATTGGAGGGAAGCATAGGATAA
- the pnuC gene encoding nicotinamide riboside transporter PnuC — MVQIGFIKDLVLNFFSIHNVIFTIMGQGVSALEIISVVTGLLCVFFAVKGKVANFWFGYLYNILLFFLFLQNRLYSSMLLQPISLFINFYGHYRWTHPHIYEKDEKNKLKVTVYNNGQRTVVAGIVVIFMFVWGYLLSRIDMWWPAVFTYPATFPYFDAFALGLVLMAQWLSAQKKLDCWGVWLIADITNIILSLKAGLGFMPLVYLAYVFLAIGGFVIWLKMYKKQRIADLKKAAEFDMKGDAANK; from the coding sequence ATGGTACAGATAGGATTCATAAAAGACCTCGTACTGAATTTTTTCAGCATTCATAATGTGATATTCACAATTATGGGCCAGGGCGTTAGCGCTTTGGAAATAATTTCCGTTGTTACCGGCCTGCTTTGCGTTTTCTTTGCAGTTAAAGGAAAGGTTGCAAACTTCTGGTTTGGATATTTGTATAACATTTTGCTGTTTTTTCTGTTCTTGCAGAACAGACTGTATTCCAGCATGTTGTTGCAGCCGATATCTTTGTTTATAAACTTTTACGGACATTATCGCTGGACACATCCGCATATTTATGAGAAGGATGAAAAGAACAAATTAAAAGTTACGGTTTATAATAACGGCCAGCGTACGGTAGTCGCCGGGATTGTTGTGATTTTCATGTTTGTGTGGGGTTATTTGCTATCCAGAATAGATATGTGGTGGCCGGCAGTATTTACTTATCCCGCAACATTCCCATACTTTGATGCCTTTGCTCTTGGCCTTGTGCTTATGGCTCAGTGGCTTTCCGCCCAGAAGAAGCTGGACTGCTGGGGCGTGTGGCTGATAGCAGATATAACTAACATAATATTAAGCTTAAAGGCTGGTCTTGGATTTATGCCGCTGGTATATCTTGCTTATGTATTTCTAGCTATAGGCGGGTTTGTAATATGGCTGAAAATGTATAAGAAACAGAGAATTGCAGATTTAAAAAAAGCTGCGGAATTTGATATGAAAGGAGACGCTGCAAATAAATAA
- the sufC gene encoding Fe-S cluster assembly ATPase SufC has translation MENLLEINNLHATISGKEILKGINLVVKPGEVHAIMGPNGSGKSTLSAVLAGNENYIVTEGTVKFMGKNLLEMKPEERSWAGIFLGFQYPVEIPGVTNVNFMKTAVNEHRKEKNLPPLSAAEYLKMMREKMAIVQMDPSFSSRGVNVGFSGGEKKRNEIFQMAMLDPTLAILDETDSGLDVDALRIVAHGVNKLKTSNNAFIVITHYQRLLDYIVPDVVHVLYKGRIIKTAGKELAHVVETKGYDEMIKEQEESENK, from the coding sequence ATGGAAAATTTACTGGAAATCAATAATTTGCACGCAACAATCAGCGGCAAGGAAATTCTTAAAGGAATTAATCTTGTTGTAAAACCCGGTGAGGTTCACGCAATTATGGGCCCTAACGGAAGCGGAAAAAGCACTTTGTCTGCAGTGCTTGCGGGCAATGAAAATTATATAGTTACAGAGGGGACCGTAAAATTCATGGGAAAAAATCTTTTGGAGATGAAACCGGAGGAGCGCTCCTGGGCCGGAATCTTTTTGGGATTCCAATATCCGGTAGAGATTCCCGGAGTAACCAATGTTAACTTTATGAAAACAGCTGTAAATGAGCATCGTAAAGAGAAGAATCTTCCCCCTTTGAGTGCGGCTGAATATTTGAAAATGATGAGAGAGAAGATGGCAATTGTGCAGATGGATCCGTCATTTTCTTCCAGAGGTGTTAACGTAGGTTTTTCCGGAGGAGAGAAAAAGAGAAATGAAATTTTCCAAATGGCAATGCTTGATCCGACTCTTGCAATTTTGGATGAGACGGACAGCGGTTTGGATGTTGACGCTTTGAGGATAGTTGCACATGGTGTTAACAAGCTTAAGACAAGTAACAACGCATTTATAGTAATCACTCACTATCAAAGACTTCTGGACTATATAGTTCCGGATGTCGTTCATGTCCTTTATAAAGGAAGAATTATAAAGACGGCGGGCAAAGAATTGGCTCATGTTGTTGAGACCAAGGGTTATGATGAGATGATTAAGGAACAAGAAGAGAGCGAAAATAAATAG
- the sufD gene encoding Fe-S cluster assembly protein SufD: protein MAEEKKNNYTFLGNFTEPKDCPNVLMSNTLQNDSHGNFKCRVPLKNTRQYFVVDGLLKESDSFVCSGNDVNCSNDKIAQCPGSANETESVQREFSVHTRLGKVSTKLSMPEHVREIEKSAPLNINLPEGKIVENLLQIIAIRTNPQKPELRYDINITAGKNSSGKVVLCSHTLAEEKFLTAENINIKVCEGATLDFLAMQNEHNLSSHVTHFTIEVCKDATFHLNLITLHGGEINNNIETYLTGEHANCELDGLYLADGKQKIKTEINLTHKAPKCNSLQLFKGILGGEAVSNFSGEILVAPDAQKTEAYQSNNNLLTTDTARATSEPHLIIYADDVKCSHGATVGSLDEGELFYMRSRGINVEEAKLLQQQAFAYAVLEKISNEELRSRLSDLVERRLRGEFTHCSDCSKHCC from the coding sequence ATGGCAGAGGAGAAGAAAAATAATTATACATTTTTAGGCAATTTTACGGAACCAAAAGATTGTCCCAATGTGCTGATGAGCAATACATTGCAAAATGACAGCCATGGCAATTTCAAGTGTCGCGTACCGTTAAAAAACACCAGACAATATTTTGTTGTTGACGGCTTGTTGAAGGAGAGTGATTCTTTTGTATGCTCCGGGAATGATGTTAACTGTTCAAATGATAAAATTGCCCAATGTCCGGGTTCTGCAAATGAAACGGAATCTGTACAAAGAGAATTTTCCGTTCATACAAGGCTTGGCAAGGTTAGTACAAAACTGTCTATGCCTGAGCATGTTAGAGAAATAGAAAAAAGTGCTCCGCTAAATATTAATTTGCCGGAAGGAAAAATTGTTGAGAATCTTTTGCAAATTATTGCAATAAGAACCAATCCGCAAAAGCCTGAATTGAGATATGATATTAATATAACTGCCGGAAAAAATTCTTCCGGAAAAGTTGTTTTATGTTCTCATACTTTGGCTGAAGAAAAGTTTTTGACGGCGGAAAATATTAACATAAAAGTTTGCGAGGGGGCAACTTTAGATTTCCTTGCAATGCAGAATGAACACAATTTATCCTCTCATGTAACGCATTTTACCATAGAGGTTTGCAAAGACGCCACTTTCCATCTTAACCTGATTACTTTGCACGGCGGAGAGATAAATAACAACATAGAGACATACCTTACGGGCGAGCATGCAAATTGTGAACTTGATGGCTTGTACCTTGCAGACGGCAAACAAAAAATTAAGACGGAAATAAATCTTACCCATAAGGCTCCAAAATGTAACAGCTTGCAACTGTTTAAGGGAATTCTTGGAGGAGAGGCCGTTTCCAATTTTAGCGGAGAAATTCTGGTAGCTCCTGATGCTCAGAAAACTGAGGCGTATCAGTCAAACAATAATTTGCTTACAACGGACACTGCCAGGGCAACTTCAGAACCTCATCTTATCATCTATGCGGATGATGTAAAGTGCTCTCATGGAGCAACTGTCGGGAGCTTGGATGAAGGCGAATTATTCTACATGCGCTCAAGGGGCATAAATGTAGAAGAGGCAAAACTGCTTCAGCAGCAAGCCTTTGCTTATGCCGTGCTGGAAAAGATTTCTAATGAAGAGCTGCGCAGCAGGCTGAGCGATTTGGTGGAGAGAAGATTGCGCGGAGAATTTACACATTGTTCAGATTGCAGCAAACATTGCTGCTAG
- a CDS encoding glutathione peroxidase, which translates to MSIYKFTVKDQQGKEVSMEQYKGKVLLIINSATGCGFTPQYEELEKIYAKYKDQGLVILDFPCNQFAGQAPGTDEEIHNFCTLHYDVRFPQFSKIEVNGEYAIPLYKYLKEKQGFKGFDKENKMSGRMNKMLARIDPDYMNNAEIKWNFTKFLVTRHGEVIARFEPTADLKVVEAAIQELL; encoded by the coding sequence ATGAGCATTTATAAATTTACGGTAAAAGACCAGCAGGGGAAGGAAGTTTCCATGGAACAGTACAAAGGGAAAGTACTTCTTATCATTAACTCCGCAACAGGATGCGGTTTTACCCCGCAGTATGAAGAGCTGGAAAAAATTTATGCAAAGTATAAGGACCAGGGACTTGTAATTCTGGATTTTCCTTGCAATCAATTTGCAGGTCAGGCTCCCGGAACAGATGAAGAAATCCATAACTTCTGCACTTTGCATTATGATGTCCGGTTCCCACAATTCTCTAAGATTGAGGTAAATGGAGAGTATGCAATCCCTCTTTACAAATATCTGAAAGAGAAACAGGGATTCAAAGGTTTTGACAAGGAGAACAAAATGTCCGGCCGCATGAACAAGATGCTTGCAAGGATAGATCCTGATTACATGAACAATGCGGAAATCAAATGGAACTTCACCAAATTCCTGGTTACCAGACACGGAGAAGTTATTGCGCGTTTTGAGCCAACCGCAGATTTAAAGGTTGTTGAGGCTGCGATTCAGGAGCTTTTGTAG
- the ispE gene encoding 4-(cytidine 5'-diphospho)-2-C-methyl-D-erythritol kinase: MILFPTAKINIGLYVYGVRPDGFHNLETVFFPVGPFNSNLQSDILEIVPAENSSNMAKARIFQTGITYPGAPEDNLCVRAYNLMEQEFKLPAVNIHLRKQIPVGAGLGGGSADAACTLLGLNKMFALNLSDERLAEFAAKLGSDCPFFIFNKPMLGEGRGELLTPLFSIENDSVKENGIRELANGKYRVKIIKPDCSISTGHAYSLIKPRTEKSGNSTQQAGIAQQSLAELVKEPVENWKNKVSNDFEEPVFKEHPELAAIKQQLIDEGAIYASLSGSGSAIYGIYKSS, from the coding sequence ATGATTTTATTCCCGACAGCTAAAATAAATATTGGGTTGTATGTTTACGGCGTAAGGCCGGATGGGTTCCACAATTTGGAAACCGTATTTTTTCCTGTCGGACCTTTCAACAGCAATTTGCAAAGTGATATTCTGGAAATTGTTCCCGCAGAAAATTCCTCAAATATGGCAAAAGCCAGAATTTTCCAGACAGGAATTACTTATCCGGGAGCACCGGAAGACAATCTCTGCGTGAGGGCATACAACCTTATGGAACAGGAATTTAAATTACCCGCTGTAAATATTCATTTGAGAAAACAAATTCCCGTTGGCGCCGGTCTTGGAGGAGGCAGCGCAGATGCGGCATGCACTCTTCTGGGATTAAATAAAATGTTTGCTCTTAATCTAAGCGATGAAAGACTTGCCGAATTTGCCGCAAAATTGGGCAGCGATTGCCCTTTCTTCATCTTCAATAAGCCGATGCTTGGCGAGGGACGCGGAGAGCTTTTAACGCCATTATTTTCAATTGAAAATGATAGCGTAAAAGAGAACGGCATCAGAGAGCTTGCAAATGGAAAATACAGAGTCAAAATAATCAAACCCGATTGCTCAATCTCAACGGGCCATGCCTACTCTTTAATAAAGCCAAGAACAGAAAAATCAGGCAATTCCACACAACAAGCTGGCATTGCACAACAATCTCTTGCAGAACTAGTTAAAGAACCTGTCGAGAACTGGAAAAATAAAGTCTCTAATGATTTTGAAGAGCCTGTCTTCAAAGAGCACCCGGAACTTGCAGCAATAAAGCAGCAGCTAATTGATGAGGGAGCGATATACGCCTCATTAAGCGGCAGCGGCTCCGCTATCTACGGAATCTACAAAAGCTCCTGA
- a CDS encoding adenosylcobalamin-dependent ribonucleoside-diphosphate reductase, with protein sequence MKTYTYKEAIDESLRYFKGDDLAANVWVNKYAMKDSFGNLYECSPDQMHHRIAKEFARIEKKFPNPLTEEEIYELIKDFKYVIPQGSPMSGIGNHFQIVSLSNCFVIGHDEPADSYGGIMKIDEEQVQLMKRRGGVGHDLSHIRPKGSAVLNSALTSTGVVPFMERYSNSTREVAQDGRRGALMLSISIKHPDSESFIDAKLEEGKVTGANVSVKIDDEFMRAAIDGKTYKQQYPIYSSAPKVVKEINASALWKKIIHNAWKSAEPGVLFWDTIIRESVADCYADLGYRTVSTNPCGEIPLCPYDSCRLIAMNLYSYVDDPFTEKAKFNTAKFKEHVGKAMRLMDDLLELEIEKIDGILAKISKDPEAMDIKRTEIELWEKIKEKSKGGRRTGLGITAEGDMLAALGLRYGSDEATNFAVEAQKTLAVEAYRSSVNMATERGAFPIYDSKREANNPMILRIKAADPALYKKMVSVGRRNISMLTIAPTGTVSIMTQTTSGIEPVFKPYYIRRKKVNPSDQNAVITFRDDIGDCWEEYYVFHPKFVYWCSLQGIDIEKIKKMKASELDALVAKSPYHLSSSKDIDWVAKVKMQGAMQKWVDHSISVTVNLPTEITEPVVAEVYKAAWEAGCKGVTVYREGSRNDVLVSTTKAPKEAAIKPKERPKSLEAIVIRFLNGQEHWIALVGLMNGAPYEIFTGLLDEDSRSIPKSVDRGFIVKEKDPKTGASRYDFQFVDKYGYTNVVGGISHMFNKEYWNYAKMISGVLRNGMPIVDVINLINGLQLDSDNINNWKNGVERALKKFIPDGTKDESGKKCSKCGSNNLVYQEGCLVCLNCGYSKCG encoded by the coding sequence ATGAAAACCTACACGTACAAAGAAGCTATTGATGAGAGTTTGCGTTATTTCAAAGGTGATGATTTGGCTGCAAATGTTTGGGTTAACAAATATGCCATGAAGGATTCTTTTGGCAATTTGTATGAATGCAGCCCTGACCAGATGCATCACAGAATTGCAAAAGAGTTTGCACGCATAGAGAAAAAATTCCCAAACCCCCTGACAGAAGAGGAGATTTATGAGCTTATTAAAGATTTCAAATACGTGATTCCCCAGGGCAGCCCGATGAGCGGCATAGGTAATCATTTTCAGATAGTTTCATTAAGCAACTGCTTTGTAATAGGGCATGATGAGCCGGCTGACAGCTACGGTGGAATTATGAAAATTGATGAGGAGCAGGTTCAGCTTATGAAAAGACGCGGCGGAGTTGGCCATGACTTGTCACACATCCGTCCTAAGGGTAGCGCCGTTCTTAACAGTGCGCTTACTTCTACAGGAGTTGTGCCTTTCATGGAGAGATATTCTAACTCTACAAGAGAGGTTGCGCAGGATGGGAGACGTGGAGCTCTTATGTTATCAATCTCTATAAAGCACCCGGATTCAGAGAGTTTCATTGATGCAAAACTAGAGGAGGGAAAAGTAACCGGAGCAAATGTTTCTGTTAAAATAGATGATGAATTTATGCGCGCTGCCATTGACGGCAAAACGTATAAACAACAATATCCCATTTATTCTTCCGCTCCAAAAGTTGTAAAAGAAATTAATGCATCTGCTCTTTGGAAGAAAATTATTCACAACGCATGGAAGAGCGCGGAACCGGGAGTCCTATTTTGGGATACTATCATAAGAGAGTCAGTTGCAGATTGTTATGCGGACCTGGGATATAGAACTGTTAGCACAAATCCTTGCGGAGAAATTCCGCTGTGTCCTTATGATTCTTGCCGCCTGATTGCAATGAACTTGTATTCTTATGTAGATGACCCATTTACAGAGAAGGCAAAATTTAACACTGCAAAATTTAAAGAGCATGTCGGAAAGGCAATGCGTCTAATGGATGATTTGCTGGAACTGGAAATAGAAAAAATTGACGGTATTCTTGCAAAAATAAGCAAGGACCCGGAGGCGATGGATATAAAGAGAACGGAGATAGAACTGTGGGAAAAAATTAAAGAGAAATCTAAAGGCGGACGTCGTACAGGTCTGGGAATTACTGCAGAAGGAGATATGCTTGCAGCACTTGGCTTGAGGTACGGCTCTGATGAAGCGACAAATTTTGCAGTAGAAGCGCAGAAAACTTTAGCAGTAGAAGCATACCGTTCTTCTGTAAATATGGCAACGGAAAGAGGAGCTTTCCCAATTTACGATTCTAAGAGGGAAGCCAACAATCCAATGATTCTCAGGATTAAAGCGGCAGACCCCGCTCTGTATAAAAAGATGGTATCCGTCGGGAGGAGAAATATATCAATGCTAACCATTGCCCCTACCGGAACGGTCAGCATTATGACGCAGACTACCAGCGGAATAGAGCCTGTGTTCAAACCATATTATATCAGGCGTAAAAAAGTTAATCCGTCTGATCAAAATGCGGTGATTACCTTCCGCGATGATATTGGAGATTGCTGGGAAGAGTATTATGTTTTCCATCCTAAATTTGTTTATTGGTGCAGTCTGCAAGGAATTGATATTGAAAAGATTAAAAAGATGAAGGCATCTGAGCTGGATGCGCTGGTTGCAAAATCTCCTTATCATCTTTCATCATCTAAAGATATCGACTGGGTTGCAAAAGTAAAGATGCAGGGAGCAATGCAGAAATGGGTTGACCACTCTATTTCCGTAACAGTGAATCTCCCGACAGAAATTACAGAACCAGTTGTAGCTGAGGTATATAAAGCAGCATGGGAAGCCGGCTGCAAGGGTGTAACGGTTTACAGGGAAGGCTCCAGAAATGACGTGCTTGTCTCTACAACCAAAGCTCCAAAAGAGGCGGCTATCAAACCAAAAGAGCGTCCAAAATCTTTGGAAGCAATTGTCATAAGATTCTTGAACGGACAAGAGCATTGGATTGCGCTTGTGGGACTTATGAACGGAGCGCCTTATGAAATCTTTACCGGACTTTTGGATGAGGATTCCCGTTCTATTCCAAAGAGCGTGGACAGAGGATTCATTGTAAAAGAGAAAGATCCAAAGACCGGAGCCAGTAGATATGACTTCCAATTTGTTGATAAATACGGATATACAAATGTTGTAGGTGGTATTTCCCACATGTTCAACAAAGAGTATTGGAACTACGCCAAGATGATAAGCGGAGTTCTTAGAAACGGAATGCCTATTGTAGACGTTATCAATTTGATTAATGGTCTGCAGCTGGATTCAGATAACATCAACAACTGGAAGAACGGAGTTGAGCGCGCTCTTAAGAAATTTATTCCGGACGGAACAAAGGATGAGAGCGGCAAGAAATGCAGCAAGTGCGGCAGTAACAATCTGGTTTACCAGGAGGGTTGCCTTGTTTGCCTGAACTGCGGCTATTCTAAGTGCGGTTAA